The DNA window ACGCTCCGTTTCGTTCAGGGGATTCCATTCGCGATGCACTACGCCGCGCCGCCCTATATGCATGACGTTCTGCCGCACGAGCCCGCGCGGGACCCGTGGCTGCACGCGGCCCGCTGGCGCGCCGTCGAGCGCATCTTTCGGCGGGTCTGCTGCGACTACGGGTATCGCGAGATCCGCACGCCCGTGATGGAGCAGACGGAGCTGTTCACTCGCTCCATCGGCCAGGGAACCGACATCGTCGGCAAGGAGATGTTCACCTTCGAGGACCGGGGCGGCCGCGGCATGACGCTGCGCCCCGAGGGGACCGCCCCGGTGGTCCGCGCCTACCTCGAGCACCATCTTGCGGCCGAGGCGCCCATCGCCAAGCTCTACTACATCGCGACGATCTACCGGTACGAGCATGGACAGCGCGGACGCTATCGCGAGCACCAGCAGACGGGCGTGGAGATGCTCGGGAGCGCAGACCCTGCCGCCGACGCGGAGGTGATCGGCCTGGCGCTCGAGTTCTACCGGCGCCTCGGGATCACCGACGCTGAGCTGCGAGTCAACACGGTCGGCTGCCCGGCGTGTCGGCCGGCCTACCGCGAGCGCCTGCTCGAGTACGCGCGGCCCCGGCTGGAGGCGATGAGCGCCGACAACCGCGCGCGCTTCGAGACCAACCCGCTGCGGATGCTCGACAGCAAGGACGATCGCGATCGCGCGGCGCTAGCCGACGCGCCACGGCTGATCGACTGCGTATGCGACGAGTGCCGCGACCACTTCGCGGCGGTTCGCAGGCATCTGGAGGCGATCGGCACGCGCTACACGGTCGACCCGCACCTTGTGCGTGGCTTCGACTACTACACGAAGACCGCCTTTGAGCTCATCAGCCCTGCCCTGGGCGCGCAGAACTCGATCGGCGGCGGCGGTCGCTATGACGGCCTGGTGGAGGAACTGGGCGGACCGCCGACGCCCGGCATCGGGTTTGGCATCGGCACGGAGCGCTGCCTGATCGTGCTGGAGGAGCTCGGCGTCACGCTGCCGCTCGACGATGAGGCGCCCCGCGTGTGGGTCGCGACACTCGGAGCGGCGGCGCACGACCGGGGCGTCATGCTGCTGGAGGCCCTTCGGCGCGCCGGCATCGCCGCGGACATGGACTACCAGGGACGAAGCCTGAAGGCGCAGATGCGGCACGCCGGCAAGGCCGGCGCGCGGTTCGCGCTGATCGTGGGCGACGAGGAGATGGCAAGCGGCGTGGGTACGCTGCGCGACATGAGGGAGGGCGCGCAGGAGCCGGTGCCGCTTGGCGAGTTGGCG is part of the Chthonomonadales bacterium genome and encodes:
- a CDS encoding histidine--tRNA ligase yields the protein MHYAAPPYMHDVLPHEPARDPWLHAARWRAVERIFRRVCCDYGYREIRTPVMEQTELFTRSIGQGTDIVGKEMFTFEDRGGRGMTLRPEGTAPVVRAYLEHHLAAEAPIAKLYYIATIYRYEHGQRGRYREHQQTGVEMLGSADPAADAEVIGLALEFYRRLGITDAELRVNTVGCPACRPAYRERLLEYARPRLEAMSADNRARFETNPLRMLDSKDDRDRAALADAPRLIDCVCDECRDHFAAVRRHLEAIGTRYTVDPHLVRGFDYYTKTAFELISPALGAQNSIGGGGRYDGLVEELGGPPTPGIGFGIGTERCLIVLEELGVTLPLDDEAPRVWVATLGAAAHDRGVMLLEALRRAGIAADMDYQGRSLKAQMRHAGKAGARFALIVGDEEMASGVGTLRDMREGAQEPVPLGELAAAVRQRLGG